A section of the Mergibacter septicus genome encodes:
- the efeB gene encoding iron uptake transporter deferrochelatase/peroxidase subunit yields MNKKSDKNQMVDEMDIHQGRRNFLRKSTFAVGGSMVGLTTNLLAADKAGKEKMAIRSGVYCGADLVYPFYGKHQQGIITPQQRHVYFLALDLTTKNLDDVREMFKAWTDYAVRLTQGKMVKPYSKNHFLPPTDTGESYDLSPYGLTLTFGVSPSFLEKLGLAEKAPAEFKEIPSLPRDQLQPQICGGDICIQSCADDPQVAFHAIRQLVRVGRANISLKWSKLGFLGIEGDVTPRNLFGFKDGTANKEVLEQPEEDIWVEENNWLKDGSYLVVRNIAMFLDTWDRTSYGEQENTFGRRRISGAGFDKNDEFEVVDLSKMPDDAHIRLARETGLKLLRRSYSYSDGINPRTGSYDSGLLFICFQKDPKQFIGIQRALGNVDTLNEYITHIGSALFACFGGVKEGEYIGQALLG; encoded by the coding sequence ATGAATAAAAAATCCGATAAAAATCAAATGGTTGATGAAATGGATATTCATCAAGGTCGCCGTAATTTCTTGAGAAAATCGACTTTTGCTGTTGGTGGTAGTATGGTGGGTCTAACCACAAATCTTTTGGCTGCTGATAAGGCAGGGAAAGAAAAAATGGCTATTCGATCTGGTGTGTATTGTGGTGCGGATCTGGTTTATCCATTCTATGGTAAACATCAGCAAGGAATAATAACGCCACAACAACGTCATGTTTATTTTCTTGCTTTAGATCTGACAACAAAAAATCTTGATGATGTAAGAGAGATGTTTAAGGCGTGGACGGATTATGCCGTTCGTCTGACCCAAGGCAAAATGGTAAAACCTTATTCTAAAAATCATTTTTTACCCCCAACAGATACGGGGGAATCTTATGATTTATCTCCTTATGGTCTAACACTGACTTTTGGTGTTTCACCATCATTCTTAGAAAAATTGGGCTTGGCAGAAAAAGCACCCGCTGAATTTAAAGAGATTCCTTCATTACCGAGAGACCAATTACAGCCGCAAATCTGTGGTGGTGATATTTGTATTCAGTCTTGTGCCGATGACCCACAAGTGGCTTTTCATGCTATTCGGCAGTTAGTCAGAGTTGGACGAGCTAATATTAGTTTGAAATGGAGTAAATTAGGCTTTCTAGGAATAGAGGGAGATGTTACACCACGTAATCTATTTGGTTTTAAAGACGGTACGGCAAATAAAGAAGTGTTAGAACAACCAGAAGAAGATATTTGGGTTGAAGAAAATAATTGGTTAAAAGATGGTTCATATCTTGTGGTACGTAACATTGCTATGTTTTTAGATACTTGGGATCGAACCAGTTATGGTGAACAAGAAAATACTTTTGGACGTCGTCGGATTTCAGGGGCAGGTTTTGATAAAAACGATGAATTTGAGGTAGTTGATTTAAGTAAAATGCCAGATGATGCGCATATTCGTTTAGCTCGGGAAACAGGGTTAAAATTATTACGTCGCTCTTATTCTTATAGTGATGGCATTAATCCAAGAACTGGTTCGTATGATAGTGGATTATTGTTTATTTGTTTTCAGAAAGATCCTAAACAGTTCATTGGTATTCAACGTGCTTTAGGTAATGTTGATACACTCAATGAATATATTACTCATATAGGTAGTGCATTATTTGCTTGTTTTGGTGGTGTAAAAGAAGGGGAATACATTGGACAAGCACTTCTTGGTTAA
- the efeO gene encoding iron uptake system protein EfeO encodes MFKVKKLLVATLVSSVFLFSPKVFAAPADLSAETSEYKAFIEQQIDMLVKDTQTFVMYLQQGKLDEAKALYPKVRMYYERSEPIAETFGDLDPRIDAREADLEEGQVWTGFHKIEKILWTENTTTGTVPIGEQLLADVKELRAKIPTVEITGDVMVNGAIDLLNEVTTSKITGEEETFSRTDLYDFKANVEGAEKIFEILKVQVAKKDPKLVQELNNRFAAVNTLLDKYKVGDDYQPYTSLNDVDLRALADAVNKLGEPLSQLGVILDETK; translated from the coding sequence ATGTTCAAAGTTAAAAAACTTCTTGTTGCAACTTTAGTTTCATCAGTATTTCTTTTTTCACCCAAAGTGTTTGCTGCTCCAGCTGATTTAAGTGCTGAAACAAGTGAATATAAAGCGTTTATTGAACAGCAAATTGATATGTTAGTAAAAGATACGCAAACTTTTGTAATGTATTTACAGCAAGGGAAATTAGATGAAGCGAAAGCACTTTATCCAAAAGTACGAATGTATTATGAACGCTCTGAACCTATTGCTGAAACTTTTGGTGATTTAGATCCACGAATTGATGCTAGAGAAGCAGATTTAGAAGAGGGGCAAGTTTGGACAGGATTTCATAAAATTGAAAAAATTTTATGGACTGAAAATACAACAACAGGCACGGTTCCTATTGGTGAACAGTTATTAGCGGATGTTAAAGAGTTACGTGCAAAAATTCCTACCGTTGAAATTACGGGGGACGTTATGGTAAATGGTGCGATTGACTTGTTAAATGAAGTGACTACTAGCAAAATAACTGGTGAAGAAGAAACTTTTTCTCGTACAGATCTTTATGATTTTAAAGCTAATGTCGAAGGTGCAGAGAAGATTTTTGAGATTTTGAAAGTTCAAGTGGCAAAAAAAGATCCTAAATTGGTTCAAGAGTTAAATAACCGTTTTGCAGCGGTTAATACTTTATTGGATAAGTATAAAGTAGGTGATGATTATCAACCTTATACCTCACTTAATGATGTTGATTTGCGAGCATTAGCTGATGCGGTGAACAAATTAGGTGAACCACTTTCTCAACTTGGTGTGATTTTAGATGAAACTAAATAA